In the genome of Gammaproteobacteria bacterium, one region contains:
- a CDS encoding adenylate/guanylate cyclase domain-containing protein has translation MQLLKGISEWVLWGHAPARLLISVVAMVPFLLHAGGWQQFNFLTELETFAYDARIRLTMPGGVDERIVIIDLDERSLNTEGHWPWPRDKMGDLVNKLFDDYQIRLLGFDALFAESDDPSAIRIVDEMLATGALPEELHNNLRERRYDLETDRIFSESLIARDLVLGYAFRFEVKDGEETATGLLPDPVRRRDELEGITVPFPKASGYVAALPILQSEALAGGFINKPLIDNDGVTRRAATLVSYDGDLYASLALSMALHALGNPPLQFVFADTEGDLGGLALEALKLGEQTIAVDHRAGVLVPFRGPRNSFPYVSATDVLKLTADPAVLQDKIALFGASAAGLLDLHTTPVDKAYPGVEVHANVIAGLMDGSVRYRPDWARGVELFSLLIISILIALVLPRMSPFNEFVMLIAIVVAAVGINLYFWIEKDFVVPVAGTLAFLFVNALLQFNYGFFVESRNKRHLSKVFGQYIPKEIVDEMDQDHSEVSIEGENRDMSVLFSDVRGFTTISEGMAPTELTKFMNAFLTPITELIHVNRGTIDKYMGDAVMAFWGAPLPDEKHALHAVETGMKMIHRMASLRDEFAERGWPEVRVGVGVSSGPMNVGNMGSQFRVAYTVMGDTVNLGSRLEGQTKGYHVEFIVSEGTYLAVPEYAFRELDRVRVKGKNEPVAIFEPIGRKDELSPEQKIFLSRYQLAMMLYHAQKWELADAEFAALHERDGHEIYNIYRERIAHFRENPPGDDWDGVFTLTTK, from the coding sequence ATGCAGCTGCTGAAAGGCATTTCCGAATGGGTACTGTGGGGCCACGCCCCGGCGCGACTGCTGATCAGTGTCGTTGCGATGGTGCCGTTCCTGCTGCATGCCGGCGGCTGGCAGCAATTCAATTTTCTTACCGAACTTGAGACCTTTGCCTACGACGCGCGTATCCGGCTGACAATGCCCGGTGGTGTGGACGAGCGCATCGTCATCATCGATCTGGACGAGCGCAGCCTTAATACCGAAGGCCACTGGCCGTGGCCGCGCGACAAGATGGGTGACCTGGTCAACAAGCTGTTTGACGACTACCAGATACGCCTGCTCGGTTTTGACGCGTTGTTTGCCGAGTCAGATGATCCGTCCGCCATTCGCATAGTCGATGAAATGCTGGCAACCGGCGCACTACCGGAGGAGTTGCACAACAACCTGCGGGAGCGGCGCTATGATCTGGAGACCGACCGTATATTTTCCGAATCACTGATTGCACGTGATCTGGTGCTCGGCTATGCCTTTCGCTTCGAAGTGAAGGACGGCGAGGAAACGGCCACCGGCCTGCTGCCAGACCCGGTACGGCGGCGTGACGAGCTGGAAGGTATTACCGTGCCGTTTCCCAAAGCCAGTGGCTATGTTGCAGCGTTGCCTATCCTGCAATCGGAGGCCCTGGCGGGTGGCTTTATCAACAAGCCGCTCATTGATAACGATGGTGTAACCCGGCGTGCTGCCACGCTGGTAAGTTACGACGGCGACCTGTACGCGTCCCTGGCCTTGTCTATGGCACTGCACGCTCTGGGAAATCCGCCGCTGCAGTTCGTGTTTGCCGATACCGAGGGCGACCTGGGCGGACTGGCGCTGGAAGCGCTCAAGCTTGGTGAGCAGACCATTGCGGTCGATCATCGTGCTGGTGTGCTGGTGCCTTTTCGTGGCCCGCGCAACAGCTTTCCCTATGTGTCCGCCACTGATGTTCTGAAACTGACCGCCGACCCGGCTGTGCTGCAGGACAAGATTGCGTTGTTCGGGGCGTCGGCCGCGGGCCTGCTCGATTTGCACACCACACCGGTCGACAAGGCTTATCCCGGCGTCGAGGTGCATGCCAACGTTATCGCCGGGCTGATGGATGGCAGCGTTCGTTACCGGCCGGACTGGGCGCGCGGTGTCGAGCTGTTTTCGCTGTTGATTATCAGCATTCTCATAGCGCTGGTGTTGCCGCGTATGTCGCCGTTTAACGAGTTTGTCATGCTGATTGCAATTGTCGTGGCTGCCGTGGGCATCAACCTGTATTTCTGGATCGAAAAAGACTTTGTGGTACCGGTGGCCGGCACACTGGCATTCTTGTTTGTCAACGCCCTGCTGCAGTTCAACTACGGTTTCTTCGTCGAGTCACGCAACAAGCGCCACTTGTCAAAAGTGTTCGGCCAGTACATTCCGAAGGAAATCGTCGATGAGATGGACCAGGACCACAGCGAGGTATCCATCGAGGGCGAGAATCGCGACATGAGCGTGCTGTTTTCCGACGTACGCGGCTTCACCACCATCTCCGAAGGCATGGCGCCGACCGAGCTGACCAAGTTCATGAACGCGTTCCTGACGCCAATCACTGAGCTGATCCATGTGAATCGCGGCACAATCGACAAGTACATGGGTGATGCGGTAATGGCATTCTGGGGCGCGCCGCTGCCGGACGAGAAGCACGCGCTGCATGCGGTGGAAACAGGGATGAAGATGATTCACCGTATGGCCAGCCTGCGTGATGAATTTGCGGAGCGCGGCTGGCCGGAAGTGCGCGTCGGCGTAGGGGTCAGCAGCGGGCCGATGAACGTCGGCAACATGGGCTCGCAGTTCCGCGTGGCTTACACGGTGATGGGCGATACGGTCAATCTTGGTTCACGCCTGGAGGGCCAGACCAAGGGCTATCATGTCGAGTTCATCGTCAGCGAGGGTACCTATCTTGCAGTACCGGAGTACGCCTTCCGCGAGCTGGACCGGGTGCGGGTAAAAGGCAAAAACGAGCCGGTTGCCATATTCGAGCCGATCGGGCGCAAGGACGAATTGTCGCCCGAGCAAAAGATTTTCCTGTCGCGTTACCAGCTGGCGATGATGCTTTATCACGCGCAGAAGTGGGAGCTGGCCGATGCCGAATTCGCCGCGCTGCACGAACGCGACGGCCACGAAATTTACAATATCTATCGAGAGCGCATCGCACATTTCCGTGAGAACCCGCCCGGCGACGACTGGGACGGCGTATTTACCCTGACCACCAAGTAA
- a CDS encoding PilZ domain-containing protein, with amino-acid sequence MSEPDNNKSNNPVSERRRDDRIDVDLPFLLRDPAGDAEWHCHTLDISPTGVLLEVDEAQAPPPGMIVHAVIQGPTEKGWEHINTRQMRVVRTRDKKTGLTYTDLDSESSP; translated from the coding sequence ATGAGTGAACCTGACAACAACAAGAGCAACAACCCAGTGTCCGAAAGACGCCGCGATGACCGCATCGACGTAGACCTGCCGTTTCTGCTGCGCGATCCGGCAGGGGATGCCGAGTGGCATTGCCACACGCTGGATATTTCACCGACCGGTGTTCTGCTCGAGGTCGACGAAGCGCAGGCGCCGCCGCCCGGGATGATCGTCCACGCCGTAATCCAGGGCCCAACCGAGAAAGGCTGGGAGCACATCAACACCCGGCAGATGCGCGTTGTGCGCACGCGCGACAAAAAGACCGGTCTTACCTACACCGATCTCGACAGCGAATCCTCACCGTAG
- a CDS encoding transposase — MKIQANTRDCERSVVATQPYDADVTARRPHAKNLRKGRISQVGLHYFLTTSVAGQRRIFTKREYATSVLDAVRWLHDASRFFVDAAVVMPDHLHLAGRLDEGTLSKVMHTLKSYSAHRLAGAGIATPVWQRGFHDHALRGDEDYRIRVRYLVENPVRAGLVERVEDYPHLILPGWWRD; from the coding sequence GTGAAAATCCAGGCGAATACGCGAGATTGCGAACGCAGCGTCGTGGCGACACAGCCGTACGATGCGGATGTGACCGCAAGACGACCACATGCGAAAAACCTGCGCAAGGGGCGAATCTCGCAGGTCGGCCTTCACTATTTTCTTACCACATCGGTCGCGGGGCAGCGGCGAATATTCACAAAGCGCGAGTACGCGACGAGCGTGCTTGATGCTGTTCGCTGGCTTCACGACGCGTCGCGATTTTTTGTCGATGCTGCGGTCGTTATGCCAGACCATCTACATCTGGCCGGACGGCTGGATGAAGGCACACTGAGCAAAGTCATGCACACACTAAAGAGTTACAGCGCACATCGGCTAGCCGGTGCAGGTATCGCAACACCGGTTTGGCAGCGAGGCTTTCATGATCACGCCCTTCGCGGCGATGAAGATTACAGAATCCGGGTTCGTTACCTGGTCGAAAACCCGGTTCGAGCGGGACTAGTGGAGCGGGTTGAAGATTATCCTCATCTCATCTTGCCAGGATGGTGGCGGGACTGA
- a CDS encoding cyclic nucleotide-binding domain-containing protein: MQEALSFLNQLSDDDIESLFELGSEQQTITNTVILKEGEVSPTLYIVLEGLVGVSTRSLPDRQLATLGPGELVGEISFLEQKPAIATVTIVENTLLLAIPADALREAMERRAGFGSRMYRSLALLAAQRLRNQVSALGRWVKRSEKGRVIDDELFGKIASTVDDFKQLMRDCDTQALQNDGEVPQQLRQKALADFSELTRGANQILGQQSELGEAVANSLGARFQQEFLPYLLLTRTAERFYSKPRGYAGDFLTIEMIYENSPSGTSRIGPLLDECFLREPAATAVQNRRGLLCDEIEKAMRSDGPTRVTSMASGPAAELFDVYKTLESPENLKASCIDIDLQALAFVSDRRDQRKLRQHMDLLNCNLVYLALGRQELNLANQDLAYSIGLIDYFADKFVIELLNYVHGILREGGKVILGNFHPRNSSRATMDHVLDWKLIHRTEDDMHRLFKASKFARPCDEIRYEEQRVNLFASCIKQ; the protein is encoded by the coding sequence ATGCAAGAAGCCTTGAGCTTTCTGAACCAGTTGAGTGATGACGATATCGAATCCCTGTTCGAGCTGGGCAGCGAACAGCAAACCATTACCAATACTGTCATCCTGAAGGAAGGTGAGGTCTCACCGACCCTGTACATCGTGCTCGAAGGCCTGGTCGGCGTGAGCACACGGTCGCTGCCCGACCGGCAACTGGCCACCCTCGGGCCCGGCGAGCTCGTTGGCGAGATTTCTTTCCTCGAGCAAAAACCTGCCATCGCAACCGTCACGATTGTCGAAAACACGCTGCTTCTGGCAATTCCAGCAGATGCGCTGCGCGAGGCGATGGAACGCAGGGCGGGATTCGGCAGCAGGATGTATCGATCGCTGGCGTTGCTTGCGGCGCAGCGCCTGCGCAACCAGGTGTCGGCGCTGGGACGCTGGGTCAAGCGGAGCGAGAAAGGCAGGGTCATCGACGATGAGCTGTTTGGAAAAATCGCCTCGACCGTTGACGACTTCAAGCAACTCATGCGCGACTGCGATACCCAGGCACTGCAAAACGACGGTGAAGTTCCTCAGCAGCTGCGCCAAAAGGCACTGGCGGACTTCAGCGAACTGACGCGTGGCGCTAACCAGATATTGGGACAGCAATCCGAATTGGGCGAGGCGGTTGCCAACAGCCTCGGTGCGAGGTTTCAGCAGGAATTCCTGCCCTATCTTCTGCTAACCCGAACCGCAGAACGTTTCTACTCCAAGCCGCGTGGCTATGCCGGTGACTTTCTCACCATCGAAATGATCTACGAGAACAGCCCGAGCGGGACCAGCCGCATCGGGCCGCTGCTCGACGAGTGTTTTCTGCGTGAACCGGCAGCCACTGCCGTGCAAAACCGGCGCGGCCTGTTGTGCGATGAAATTGAAAAGGCGATGCGCAGCGATGGCCCGACACGTGTCACCAGCATGGCTTCCGGCCCGGCCGCCGAGTTGTTCGATGTATACAAAACACTGGAGAGCCCGGAGAATTTAAAGGCCAGCTGTATCGACATCGACCTGCAGGCTCTGGCTTTCGTATCGGATCGCCGCGACCAGCGCAAGCTGCGCCAGCATATGGACCTGCTCAACTGCAACCTGGTTTACCTCGCACTGGGGCGCCAGGAGCTAAATCTCGCCAATCAGGACCTGGCCTACAGCATCGGATTGATCGACTACTTCGCCGACAAATTTGTCATCGAGCTGCTCAACTATGTGCACGGCATCCTGCGCGAGGGTGGGAAAGTGATACTTGGAAACTTTCACCCGCGCAACAGCTCGCGGGCAACGATGGATCATGTGCTGGACTGGAAACTGATCCATCGCACCGAGGACGACATGCATCGGTTGTTCAAGGCGTCAAAGTTCGCAAGGCCCTGCGATGAAATCCGCTACGAGGAGCAGCGTGTCAACCTGTTTGCCTCCTGCATCAAGCAATAA